The genome window ATTATCTCTAGTTTACTTGAACTGAAGCAATTGTTCAAAATGTATCACTTCTAGATTGGTTCTTACCCAACTACGTTAAAATAAAGTAGCTGTAAAAAAAAGAAAAACACTCATTTTTTCTGAGAAAAAGTGAATGTTTCCGTACTTCTCTTTATTTCCTGACATTGTTTAGGTAATGTAGAAATACTATGAGCATACCCACGTTCAACCTTAAATTTTGCCAATCCCTAACGCTTTGAGTTCCCTTTGCGTTCCACTACTTCTTTTTTTACCAATACATCATCCTCAAATTTTAAGCGATATCCTTTTGTCAGTAAAATTTCATCATTCCATTCATATGTATCGTTATCAATTTGCTGACCGGCTCCTCCGGAAATGCGTACTACTTCTAGATAAGACATCCCTTCTTTTACTTTTTCATACTCTTCTTCATTCATGTATTTTTGCCAAACATATGTATTACTTTCTTCTATCTCTAAAACTTCATCCTGACAAGCTGTTATTAGCATTGTCAGCAATATAAAGAGACAAATAGACAGGAAGACATAAAAAGCCTTTTTATTCATTCTTATCCCCCCTTAATATCCTTATGAAACCATTCCCGAAATTAAGCGGTTCAAACATTACCAATAGGAAAAGGAGAATACGAACGTATTCGCATCCTCCTTTTTGAAATAAACTTAAGTTTCTATATTATTATAATCTTTACTGACTTATATACCGGGAATCCAACCTGGTCTTGACAGAATTTTCTCCATTAAAGGAGCCGGAATTACAGTATCAATTTTTTCATCATAAGACGTTACAACGTTTTCCTCATTCTGTACCTTTTCCACCCAATGCGGCTCGATTAACAAGGCACGACCAAGTGCTACTAAATCTGCACCTAATTGTAATGCTTGTTCTGCTTCTTCACGAGTATAAATTGAACCGACACCAATTAATGGTTTACGTCCATTTAACAAGCTTTGAATTACAGCAATACGATTTTGTTGGCCGTTTTTATAACGATGTGTTTCAGATTTGAAATCTCCAAGTGAAATATGCAAATATGTTAACGGTGTTTCCGCTAATTTATCTACTAATTTAACTGTATCATCCATTGTAATACCATCTTCTTCAGGCTCTTCCGGGCTGAAACGGTAACCGACGATAAACTTTTCATCTGCATATGTGTTTTTAACTTTAATTACTTCATTTACCACTTCCAATGGGAAACGTAATCTATTTTCAAATGTTCCGCCGTATTCATCTGTTCTTTTATTAGTAAAGGCAGAGAAGTACTGTTGAATTAAATACGTATTTGCACCATGAATTTCAACGCCGTCAAACCCTGCTTCAATTGCTCTTCTTGTCGCTTCCGCATAAGCTTTAACCATATCTTTAGTTTCTTCAAGAGTTAATGCGCGAGCTTCTTTTTTCTCAATTGTAACAGCTGTACTCGCACTTACAACATCTCCATTTGGTACTAAATGTTGATATGATTGTCGACCGCCATGATGAATTTGTAAAACCGCTTTAGCACCGCCTTGTTGAATAGCCTGTGCAA of Solibacillus isronensis contains these proteins:
- a CDS encoding NADH-dependent flavin oxidoreductase, which codes for MKALFEKFKLNEEVELRNRLVMAPMTTYSANEDDTVSDEEITYYKERAEGAGMIITACAYVAANGKAFPGQIAAHEDRYIPSLRRIAQAIQQGGAKAVLQIHHGGRQSYQHLVPNGDVVSASTAVTIEKKEARALTLEETKDMVKAYAEATRRAIEAGFDGVEIHGANTYLIQQYFSAFTNKRTDEYGGTFENRLRFPLEVVNEVIKVKNTYADEKFIVGYRFSPEEPEEDGITMDDTVKLVDKLAETPLTYLHISLGDFKSETHRYKNGQQNRIAVIQSLLNGRKPLIGVGSIYTREEAEQALQLGADLVALGRALLIEPHWVEKVQNEENVVTSYDEKIDTVIPAPLMEKILSRPGWIPGI